Within the Simkaniaceae bacterium genome, the region CATGTTTTGTTAGATGAGTTTGTCGGTGAAGAAGACGGGACCGGGATTGTGCATGCTGCCCCCGCATTTGGTGAGCAGGACTTTTTTGTCTGCACAAGGGAGTCGATTGATCTTGTGTGTCCTGTTGATCAAAATGGTCGCTTTACTCAAGAGGTTCCCGATTATGAAGGCGTCTTTGTCAAAGATGCCGATAAGGATATTATTAAGCGATTAAAGCATGAAGATAAAGTTTTTCACCATGGTCAAATCCGTCACCGCTATCCGTTTTGTTGGCGATCGGATACTCCGCTACTTTATAAAGCCGTAAAGACTTGGTTTATTTCAGTTGAGTCATTAAAAGAGAGGCTCATTGCAATTAATCAAGAGATCAATTGGGTTCCGGAGCATATCAAAGATGGTCGTTTCGGAAAATGGCTTGAAAATGCGCGCGATTGGGCTATCAGTCGCAACCGATATTGGGGAACACCTATCCCGCTTTGGGTTAATGATGAGGGCGATTTTTATGCCATATCTTCTAAAGAAGAACTTGAAAAACTCAGTGGACACAAGATCACTGATTTACACCGCCATTTTATTGACGATATTACATTTGAAGAAAATGGTAAGGTATATCGTCGTGTGCCTGAGGTGTTTGACTGTTGGTTTGAATCGGGGTCGATGCCCTATGCGCAAAACCACTTTCCATTCGACAATAAGCAAGAGACACTAGATGCTTTTCCCGCTGATTTTATTGCAGAGGGCCTCGATCAAACAAGAGGATGGTTTTATACGCTCACGGTGATCGCGGCAGCACTCTTTGATAAACCGGCCTTTAAGAATGTCATTGTCAATGGAATTATCTTGGCTGAAGATGGCAATAAAATGTCAAAAAGGTTGAAAAACTATCCCGATCCGCAGCAAGTAATCGACAAGTTTGGTGCGGATAGTATTCGCCTTTATTTGCTACACTCTCCTGCGGTCCAAGCGGATGATTTGCGCTTTTCAGAAAGGGGTGTTGAACTTGTCCTGCGCCAAATGCTCATTCCTTTATGGAATAGCTATGTCTTTTTTGCAACCTACGCTAAAATCTGCAAATGGACGCCAAAACTCATTGGAAAGAAAAAACCTTCAGCAACGATCGATCAATGGATTCTATCGCGGATGCAAAAGCTTATTCTCGATGTGGAAACGGCGCTCGATCGCTATCAACTCTCTCAGGCCGTTGATCCTTTTGTTGTTTTTATCGATCAGTTGACCAATTGGTATATTCGGCGCTCACGTCCCCGCTTCTGGGAGTCTGAGCATACAACAGATAGAGATGAGGCATTTCAAACGCTTTATATCGTCCTGCTTAATCTTGTCAAAGTTGCAGCGCCTTTTATTCCATTTTTAAGTGAATCGATCTATGCGGAGCTTAAAGCGCCTCAAGATCCGGATTCCGTGCATTTGACTGACTATCCGGAATATCGCAAGGAACTGCGCGATGAACTGTTAGAAGAAGAAATGCAACTCGTGCAAACCGTCGTAAATTTAGGCCACTCGCTCAGAAAAGAGCATAAACTTAAGGTGAGGCAGCCCCTTAAAAAGGCCTTTCTCATTTCGCGTGATCAAAATGTGCTCGAAGCATTGAAGAATCACACATATCTTATTGAGGATGAGCTCAATGTCCATAGTCTTGAGTTTTTAGATGACGAAACGTCATTCGTTGATGTCACAGTCAAGCCTAACTATAAGGTGCTGGGAAAACAAATGGGGCCCTTAATGAAGGAAGCTAAAGAAGTCATTGAAGCTCTTCCCCGCGTATCGATTGAGCAAATCTATTGTGGTAAAACAGTGGATATCCAAGTTAAAGACCAAACATTTACCCTCTCTTTGAATGAAGTCGAGGTTAATCGCACGGTAAAGGGAGATTTAATTGCATCTTGCCAGGGAGCATTGACAGTAGCTCTTGAAACGACTCTAGATGAAGCGCTGATTAGCGAGGGGTATGCTCGAGAAATCGTTAATAAGATCAATACAATGCGCCGCAATGAAGGGTTTGAAGTGACGGATCGTATTGCAATTTGTCTTGATACAACAGCGAGAATTCAAAAGGCTTTTGAGCAGCATGATCAATATATTCGAGGGGAAGTTCTAGCTGATGAAGTTCATTTTGCTTCATGTAGTGGGACGGAATGGGATCTCAATGGGGAGCTGGCTATTATCCATATTGAACGAAGGCCAAGCTCCAATTAATCCTTTTCTTTAGGAGTGGCTTTGGTGAGGTGATGCATCTGTCCACCGATCCAAACCGTGATACATGCTCCACAAAAAATCAATGCAAATCCAAACCAACCGTAAGCATTGGGGAGATCGCCCCAGTATGCCCACTCAAAGAGTGCACTGAAAAGAATGCTGGTATACATCAAAGGTGAAATCAGTGAGGCATGCGCAAGTTTCAAGGCATAGACAATCAAAAATTGATACAAAACCCCTGTCACTCCCATGGCAATTAAAATCGGAAGCATGTGTGCCGATGGCCACTCCCAATTAAAAGCAGCAAAAATCCAAGCACATAACATAGCAAAGAAGGGATAATAAAAGTTGATTTGTGCAGAGCTCGATTCCCGATGAAGCACTCTAACGATTAAAAATGTCACGGCGATTAAAAAACCTGCAAGGATTGCAATGAAGGAATGAAAATCTAAAATCTTCGATGCATCGGGTTGCAATACAAAAATAACCCCAACAAATCCAAGTGAAATGCCCAGGATCATTTTAATAGAGAGGCGTCTGCGAAAGAAAAAATAAACCAGAATGGGAATAAAGAGGGGATAGGTAATTCCGAGTAGAAGGACATTGAAAAGGGGTAGGTATTTCAGGGCATAAAAGAGGCAAAATAGAGCGGAAAATGCCATGATAGCTCTTAGAATATGAAGCCATAATTTGGGCACTCTGAAGGAAAAGTTTTTGAAGCTTAGGCAAAAGGGGAGTGAGATTAAAAACCCCACAGTGAATCGAAAGAATAGGGCCATCTCTAAAGAAGTTTCAGCGCGAGCAATTTTTGTAAGGCCACTCATTATCGCAAGAAAAGCTGCTGCAAGTACTGCCGAAATGGATGCAGTAATGATTTTTGTCTTATGATTCATAGCTAAATCCCAATTTTTCACTTCACTTCGGTATATACCGAAGTGAAGAATAGATTACACTATTGATCCAAATCACTCGGGGATTTTAATGGGAAGCGCATGGCGTCTTCTTGAAACAATGGCCCAAATAATAAAGACAACACCGGCAATCCCCCATATGATGAGTCTTGAAACGGTAAAGAGGGGATATAGAGGTTGGTTGACTAGACCGAATTGGGATCCCACCGGCCAGAAAATAAAGTCGGGGACGCCGCGGATATTTTCCTGAGGAACAAAGCCAAATTTGCGGCTATCGGCACTCATTGCATAATTGTCGCCAAGAGCAAGGTAATGCCCTTCAGGAATTTTAAGTCCTGCTTGACGAATAAAGTCTTTATCAAGTTTGCCTTCTTTTGTGAGGGGAGGGCCATAATCGATAAAAGGCACATAGTTACCATTCGATTCGCGCTCGCGCTCCAACTCGCGATTGACATATTTCACCATGTCCGGATCGTCATGAGAGATGACTTCATGCCCCATTAAATAAAGGGCATTGTGGTTAAAAAAGGCATACCGTGCAGGGAGGACGTCATAGAGTGAATCGGGAAGAAAGCGAGTATCGAATTCCATGCCGATATTGAAAAATAGGGTGGCTTTTTCCGGAGTATATTGCATGAGCGGGTGGTTTGCGGGTAGCTCCCTTCGAACCCCTTGCCAGTAGACTTGATATCCTTTTCCGTCAAAAAACTCATAGGTGCCGTTGGGGATACCGTCGAGATAAGGGTAATAATTTTTAACGCCTTTTTGAATGGGGGGGGAGACTTGGGAGCTTCTTCTCATATACCCATCTTTAACGACAAAACGGTCAGTATAAAGGCTCTGAAAGATTTTCTTTAAAAGAGCGTCATTCAGTTGGATATATGATTTAGAGGTCCCCAGCATTGGAATGAATTTTCCATAGTAATCTTTTTTGATTACGGTATGTTTTATGCTAGGAGAGTGGGTGAGCTCCAAAATATAATTGTTATCTTCATGTAGAATTTGGGCCATTCCATAATTTTTAAATCCCCATAAATCCCCATAATCTGCAACGGGTTTTTCAGAGCGCTCCGCGGTATAGAGGATTTCACCTTTCACTTGATTGAATGACGAGGCGAAGAGTTTTGCTATGGGAAGATTCATTTGATAAAAAATAACAGGGGATGAAATGCCTTTTGTAAGTGGGGAAGGCGTTTTAATATCTCCTTCAAAATTAATAAAGGGGACATGCGAAATATGAGAGAGCGATTTGGGTTGGAGGAGATCGGTAATATCATTGCCGTCGCGATCCATTCCGTAAATTTGCCCACCATAAAAATAAAGGGTGTCGCCGGGTTTTCCCATAAGCCGTTTGACATATTGTTTATAGCCGGGGAAGATATAAAAGTAGTTATAATGATTATTGGGGATATCCATATTCTCACCGGAAAAAATAAAAACACCGTTGCGCTTTACTTCTTCGGGCTCAAACAAAAAGTGTTTGAGCATGAGGGGAACATTGATACAGAACTGATTTTTAGAAACAACAAGGCGATCATTTTCTAATAGGGTAGGTCGCATTGATCCCGATGGAATTTCATAGAGTTCAAACCACATTTGACGCACGACTGTAGCGACAATGAGAGCAAAAATGAGGGCAAAAACGAGTTCAACGACATGGTCAAAGAAATGCTTTTTCATATGAAGCTTGGTGAGCAATTCACATTTCTTTGCTAGATTGAAAGAGGCCTCAATGTTTTTTTCTGAAAGGGAATTTTGGAATGTATTGAGCGTTTCATGGATTTCTGCTCGGGCAGATAAAGAGAGTTTTTTTTTCTTTTTGCGAAACAGTTTAAGCGTATGAAAGAAAATAGATTTAGATTTGTTTAGGCGATACACTGAACAGCTACCCAATTGTTGAATATCAATACCTGGAGAGATTAGACAATAGAAAAAAAAATGACAAGGAAATATGAATCTCTCCTATTCAGGTGAGAGATTTTTTAATTTTTTAAAACGGTAGCTTTTTGCCGATTCGACGGAGACACTTGGATGAGAGTTGATTGTAAGCATAAGATGATAAGGTTGATCTAATGAAATGTGCTGTTCGATAAATGATCTTGGAATATGAAATTCGACGGATTCCGGATCAGATCCCAATATAGGGTCAATGTTGATATGAATCGGTTGTTCCTGTTTGGGGACATAGGACACGAAATGGAGGTTTAATCCTTTGTAATAAGAGGGGATACTGATTTTTATAATGATTGTCTCTTTGGATTGAATGACCTTGTCATAAAAATAAGGGAGGCGGCGAGGCATGTTTGTCATTGTCGTGGGCATGCTATGACCTGCATCGACGCTGGGGACTTTGAATGATGTGTCAGAGGCATCTTTGATTTGCATCCACATGGGAAAAGGAAAGTGGGATCTTTGTCTGTCAAAATAGAGCTCAACGGTTTTCCCCGATAAAATCGTTGCATCTTCCGGCCATGTCGCGTGATAGACACTGAACTGGGGGCTTTTTTCTTTTTTGCGCTCAAAAACAAGAGGAGGATTCCAAATTTTTCGCGTATCAAATCCTGAAAGAGAAGAAGAAACGCCAATGCGTCGCCTTTCACTCTCTTTCACGGTCTCTAGCGTTAAGTGCATCAGCTTAGCTAATACGGAGTCGAAAGAGGAAAGATCGAGAAAATATCCACCTAATACATTGTATGATTCAATCATTTTCCCTGTCTTTAAATCAATTTCATAAAGAATCCATGAAATGGCTTTAGGGGCTTTTTGAAGGACATAGTTTTTCCAATCAGGGGCTTTTTCCATAGAGGAAACGGGAACGGATATTTCTTCAAAAATAATGGAGTCATCAGTTTTTGTATGGATACTGATGAGGGAATAATTTTTACTCATCAAAGTGACAACATAATCGCCTTGATGGGCATTTTGTAGTTTTTCCATGAGTGTGAGGGAATAGCCGAGAAGGGGGAATAGAAGAGCGAAAAGAAAGAAAAATCTCGACATAGAGTGCTTTTATATAGGATAAAATTGGATTTAATCTTACCATTTCAAGAATTTAGCGACAATCATTGGCTCCTGATTTATGCATATGGCTCTTATAATCTCGACTTTGTACATTTTTCGGCGCAATTTTCACAATCTTTTGACTTACAATCGGTTAGCAATTCCTGTAATGGCGTGTTCAAGCCGATTACAGGAATTGCTAACCGATTGTAAATCAAAATCTTGCAAAACTTACGTTCGAAAAATGTACAAAGTCAAGATAATTATTTGTTTAATAGTGGGTGTTTTTCCTCTTTATCCGGAAGACAAATCTTTAGTTGAGCAACAGAGCATATCGGATCAACAATATCTGGCGTTGCTCAATGAGGAAATTGAGCGTTTAGAGGATGAGCGGAATAAATATATTGCACGAGCAGCGCGCTTCCAAGATCAAGGGGATCGGCTCCAATTTCAACCGGAATATCTTGTTGAGGCAAGGCGCTATTGGAATAAGGCAGATGAGGCAAGTGAGATTGCAAATCAGCTACAGGTTGAAATCGATCGCTTGAAACTAGAAAGAGATCAACTCTTATTAAAGATACAAAAAGAAGGGAAAACAAAAATTCAATGAAGAAACCTTTTGATTTAGCACTGCATACCGATTTGTATCAATTGACAATGGCATATTGTTATTTCAAGAAAAATGTAGTGAACAAGCAGGCTGTTTTCCATCATTTTTTTCGTCGAAAACCCTTTGGAGGGGAATATGCCGTTGCTGCAGGATTGGAGGATTTGATTCATTTCGTAAGGGATTTTGAATTTAATGCGTCTGATTTAGATTATTTAAGATCTCTTATGGGGATAGATGACAAGCCCCTTTTTGATGAGCCATTTCTTAAGTATCTCAAAGACTTTAAATTTGAGCTCGATATTGATGCGGTTCCTGAAGGAACCGTTGTTTTTCCCTATGAGCCAATGATTCGCGTTAAGGGATCGATTCTTCAAGCACAACTTCTTGAGAGCGCCCTTCTCAACATTGTTAATTTTCAAACCCTCATTGCCACAAAGGCTTCGCGCATTTGTTCTGCTGCAGAAGGGCAAGAAGTCATTGAGTTTGGCCTCCGACGAGCTCAAGGGATTAACGGCGCTTTCTCTGCATCGCGAGCTGCCATTGTGGGAGGGTGCCAATCGACATCAAATGTCTTAGTAGGAAAATACTTTAACGTGCCTGTGAAGGGGACGCATGCCCATAGTTGGGTGATGTCATATCCCGGGGAAGAGGAGTCTTTTAGAGCCTATGCCGATTGCATGCCCGGCAACTGCGTCTTTCTTGTAGATACTTATGATACACTGCAGGGAGTAAAAAGAGCCATTGAAGTGTCTAAAAAACGCAAAGATCAACTCAAATTTTTGGGAATTCGCATCGATTCAGGTGATCTTGCGATGCTAAGTAGTGAAGCGAGGAAGCTTCTCGATCAGGCGGGATTTCATAAGACAAAGATCATGGCGACAAATGAACTGGATGAATTCATCATTCGCGATTTAAAGCACCAAGGAGCTAAGATTGACCTTTGGGGAGTGGGTACGGCGCTTGCTTCCGCTAAGGGACAATCGGCAC harbors:
- the ileS gene encoding isoleucine--tRNA ligase, with the protein product MFDIEQEPFPARETKILKFWKTHSIFEKSVRNRAQAPLFSFYDGPPFATGLPHYGHLLAGTIKDVIPRYKTMKGFRVPRRFGWDCHGLPVENEIEKAKGLSGASTIEKYGIAAFNEECRSIVLRYTEEWKSTVNRMGRWVSFENTYRTMDASFMESVWWVFAALWKKGLVYQGFKVMPFSARLGTPLSNFEANLNYKDVDDPSLTVKFKVKDEADTYLLIWTTTPWTLPSNLACVVNPHINYVRLKDKKSKDTFILAKSRVAHYFKDRESYELISVFKGDKLRDMVYEPLFDYFVDRASPQAFHVLLDEFVGEEDGTGIVHAAPAFGEQDFFVCTRESIDLVCPVDQNGRFTQEVPDYEGVFVKDADKDIIKRLKHEDKVFHHGQIRHRYPFCWRSDTPLLYKAVKTWFISVESLKERLIAINQEINWVPEHIKDGRFGKWLENARDWAISRNRYWGTPIPLWVNDEGDFYAISSKEELEKLSGHKITDLHRHFIDDITFEENGKVYRRVPEVFDCWFESGSMPYAQNHFPFDNKQETLDAFPADFIAEGLDQTRGWFYTLTVIAAALFDKPAFKNVIVNGIILAEDGNKMSKRLKNYPDPQQVIDKFGADSIRLYLLHSPAVQADDLRFSERGVELVLRQMLIPLWNSYVFFATYAKICKWTPKLIGKKKPSATIDQWILSRMQKLILDVETALDRYQLSQAVDPFVVFIDQLTNWYIRRSRPRFWESEHTTDRDEAFQTLYIVLLNLVKVAAPFIPFLSESIYAELKAPQDPDSVHLTDYPEYRKELRDELLEEEMQLVQTVVNLGHSLRKEHKLKVRQPLKKAFLISRDQNVLEALKNHTYLIEDELNVHSLEFLDDETSFVDVTVKPNYKVLGKQMGPLMKEAKEVIEALPRVSIEQIYCGKTVDIQVKDQTFTLSLNEVEVNRTVKGDLIASCQGALTVALETTLDEALISEGYAREIVNKINTMRRNEGFEVTDRIAICLDTTARIQKAFEQHDQYIRGEVLADEVHFASCSGTEWDLNGELAIIHIERRPSSN
- a CDS encoding DMT family transporter, translated to MNHKTKIITASISAVLAAAFLAIMSGLTKIARAETSLEMALFFRFTVGFLISLPFCLSFKNFSFRVPKLWLHILRAIMAFSALFCLFYALKYLPLFNVLLLGITYPLFIPILVYFFFRRRLSIKMILGISLGFVGVIFVLQPDASKILDFHSFIAILAGFLIAVTFLIVRVLHRESSSAQINFYYPFFAMLCAWIFAAFNWEWPSAHMLPILIAMGVTGVLYQFLIVYALKLAHASLISPLMYTSILFSALFEWAYWGDLPNAYGWFGFALIFCGACITVWIGGQMHHLTKATPKEKD
- the lepB gene encoding signal peptidase I — protein: MYRLNKSKSIFFHTLKLFRKKKKKLSLSARAEIHETLNTFQNSLSEKNIEASFNLAKKCELLTKLHMKKHFFDHVVELVFALIFALIVATVVRQMWFELYEIPSGSMRPTLLENDRLVVSKNQFCINVPLMLKHFLFEPEEVKRNGVFIFSGENMDIPNNHYNYFYIFPGYKQYVKRLMGKPGDTLYFYGGQIYGMDRDGNDITDLLQPKSLSHISHVPFINFEGDIKTPSPLTKGISSPVIFYQMNLPIAKLFASSFNQVKGEILYTAERSEKPVADYGDLWGFKNYGMAQILHEDNNYILELTHSPSIKHTVIKKDYYGKFIPMLGTSKSYIQLNDALLKKIFQSLYTDRFVVKDGYMRRSSQVSPPIQKGVKNYYPYLDGIPNGTYEFFDGKGYQVYWQGVRRELPANHPLMQYTPEKATLFFNIGMEFDTRFLPDSLYDVLPARYAFFNHNALYLMGHEVISHDDPDMVKYVNRELERERESNGNYVPFIDYGPPLTKEGKLDKDFIRQAGLKIPEGHYLALGDNYAMSADSRKFGFVPQENIRGVPDFIFWPVGSQFGLVNQPLYPLFTVSRLIIWGIAGVVFIIWAIVSRRRHALPIKIPE
- a CDS encoding nicotinate phosphoribosyltransferase, whose protein sequence is MKKPFDLALHTDLYQLTMAYCYFKKNVVNKQAVFHHFFRRKPFGGEYAVAAGLEDLIHFVRDFEFNASDLDYLRSLMGIDDKPLFDEPFLKYLKDFKFELDIDAVPEGTVVFPYEPMIRVKGSILQAQLLESALLNIVNFQTLIATKASRICSAAEGQEVIEFGLRRAQGINGAFSASRAAIVGGCQSTSNVLVGKYFNVPVKGTHAHSWVMSYPGEEESFRAYADCMPGNCVFLVDTYDTLQGVKRAIEVSKKRKDQLKFLGIRIDSGDLAMLSSEARKLLDQAGFHKTKIMATNELDEFIIRDLKHQGAKIDLWGVGTALASAKGQSALDGVYKLAAYTDENECWHHALKISEQLVKVTNPGILNVRRFYTPEGNVGDMIYDELSPIDEQPTLIDPFDPTKRKKIIGSVTYRDLLIPIFRKGACIYQSPNLLKMQENTKNEMAQFHPTVMRFLYPSPYFVGLEKNLFNKKIELIEQMKGTL